The following coding sequences are from one Aeromicrobium duanguangcaii window:
- a CDS encoding DUF456 domain-containing protein — MSGVAFDLLIALVIVVGLAGAIVQVIPGGFVVGGAVIVWGVVTGGATGWTVAALALVLAIVGMGLKYLLAGRYLQRRGIPNRSLVVGAVLGVVGFFVIPVVGLFVGFVGGTYLSELHRLGDEPAARRATGHALRATGIAILVELTGALLTAGAWLVAVLVVRL, encoded by the coding sequence GTGAGCGGCGTCGCCTTCGACCTGCTCATCGCCCTGGTCATCGTCGTCGGTCTGGCCGGCGCGATCGTCCAGGTGATCCCCGGCGGCTTCGTCGTCGGCGGCGCCGTCATCGTCTGGGGTGTCGTCACGGGCGGCGCCACGGGATGGACGGTGGCGGCCCTCGCGCTCGTGCTGGCGATCGTCGGGATGGGGCTGAAGTACCTGCTGGCCGGTCGCTACCTGCAGCGGCGCGGCATCCCGAACCGCAGCCTCGTCGTGGGCGCGGTCCTGGGCGTCGTCGGCTTCTTCGTCATTCCGGTCGTCGGCCTCTTCGTCGGCTTCGTCGGGGGCACGTACCTGTCGGAGCTGCACCGGCTCGGTGACGAGCCGGCGGCGCGCCGCGCCACGGGCCACGCGCTGCGCGCCACCGGCATCGCGATCCTCGTCGAGCTCACGGGCGCCCTGCTGACTGCGGGTGCCTGGCTCGTCGCCGTGCTGGTCGTCCGCCTCTGA
- a CDS encoding acyl-CoA dehydrogenase family protein, whose product MDLTLTEDQRGFRALAREFLDREVVPHRAEWDRVESVDTAIIPKLGDIGFMGLTIPEEYGGIGGDYVTYVLAMEELGRADSAIRGIVSVSTGLFGKSVLQFGSEEQKQRWLPGIASGRLLGCFGLTEPDNGSDAGNLRTRAVRDGDEWVIDGSKIFITNGTWADVALVFARTGGPGPKGVSAFLVPTDTPGFEATEVKGKLGLRGQATAALSFSGMRVPSDALLGEEGQGFRIAMTSLDKGRVGIAASCVGIIQGCLEASIEYSTAREQFGRPIASYQLVQDMIAEMSVDADAARLLTWRAADLIDRGEKFSIEASKAKLYASEQAVKAANLAIQVFGGYGYVDEYPVQKYMRDARVMTLYEGTSQIQKLIIGRAETGISAFS is encoded by the coding sequence ATGGATCTGACGCTCACCGAGGACCAGCGCGGCTTTCGCGCTCTCGCCCGTGAATTCCTCGACCGCGAGGTCGTGCCCCACCGCGCCGAATGGGACCGGGTCGAGTCGGTCGACACCGCGATCATCCCCAAGCTCGGCGACATCGGCTTCATGGGCCTGACGATCCCCGAGGAGTACGGCGGCATCGGCGGCGACTACGTCACCTACGTGCTCGCGATGGAGGAGCTCGGCCGGGCCGACTCGGCGATCCGCGGCATCGTCTCGGTCTCGACGGGGCTGTTCGGCAAGTCGGTCCTGCAGTTCGGCAGCGAGGAGCAGAAGCAGCGCTGGCTGCCCGGGATCGCCTCGGGCCGGCTGCTGGGCTGCTTCGGTCTGACCGAGCCCGACAACGGCTCGGACGCCGGCAACCTGCGCACGCGCGCCGTGCGCGACGGCGACGAGTGGGTCATCGACGGCTCCAAGATCTTCATCACGAACGGCACGTGGGCCGACGTGGCGCTGGTCTTCGCCCGCACGGGAGGCCCCGGTCCCAAGGGTGTGTCCGCCTTCCTGGTCCCGACGGACACGCCCGGCTTCGAGGCGACCGAGGTGAAGGGCAAGCTCGGCCTGCGTGGTCAGGCGACCGCGGCGCTGTCCTTCAGCGGCATGCGCGTGCCGTCCGACGCCCTGCTGGGTGAGGAGGGTCAGGGCTTCCGCATCGCGATGACGTCGCTGGACAAGGGCCGCGTCGGCATCGCGGCCAGTTGCGTGGGCATCATCCAGGGCTGCCTCGAGGCGTCGATCGAGTACAGCACCGCGCGCGAGCAGTTCGGCCGGCCGATCGCGTCGTACCAGCTGGTCCAGGACATGATCGCCGAGATGTCGGTGGACGCCGACGCCGCGCGACTGCTGACGTGGCGCGCCGCCGACCTGATCGATCGCGGCGAGAAGTTCAGCATCGAGGCGTCCAAGGCGAAGCTCTACGCCTCCGAGCAGGCCGTCAAGGCGGCGAACCTCGCGATCCAGGTCTTCGGCGGCTACGGATACGTCGACGAGTACCCGGTGCAGAAGTACATGCGCGATGCGCGGGTCATGACCCTCTACGAAGGCACCAGTCAGATCCAGAAGCTCATCATCGGGCGGGCCGAGACCGGGATCAGCGCCTTCTCGTGA
- a CDS encoding Gfo/Idh/MocA family protein: protein MALPSARTPDPRDAPALRWGILGAGHIAAAMTEALLEGTTQQVVAIGSRDHERARRFAERFSLARAHGSYEELVADPEVDVVYVATPHSEHRDHALLAIAAGKHVLVEKAFTRTTDEAAEVLAAAEAAGVTCVEAMWSRFLPGYDVVRRTVEEGVLGDVRLIEADHGQLLYPDGPARLAAPELAGGALLDLGVYPVHLAAMLMPLIEDVRAVGTLTPLGVDEHETIALRGAEGTVAALTACMSASTPTTAGIAGTRARLELAGPFYQPTAIRLADPTGRTLEVWEPEVSEGHLGLRYEAVELARCVADGRRESSLLPWDETLRVMGLMDEVRAQLGVHLPGD, encoded by the coding sequence ATGGCACTTCCCTCAGCTCGGACGCCCGATCCCCGCGACGCGCCCGCCCTGCGCTGGGGAATCCTCGGAGCCGGGCACATCGCCGCCGCCATGACCGAGGCGCTGCTGGAGGGCACCACGCAGCAGGTCGTCGCGATCGGATCGCGCGATCACGAGCGGGCCCGCCGGTTCGCCGAGCGCTTCTCCCTGGCCCGGGCGCACGGGTCCTACGAGGAGCTCGTGGCCGATCCCGAGGTCGACGTCGTGTACGTCGCCACCCCGCACTCGGAGCACCGCGACCATGCCCTGCTCGCCATCGCGGCGGGCAAGCACGTCCTGGTCGAGAAGGCGTTCACCCGCACCACCGACGAGGCCGCCGAGGTCCTGGCCGCCGCCGAGGCCGCGGGGGTGACCTGCGTCGAGGCGATGTGGTCCCGCTTCCTGCCCGGCTACGACGTGGTGCGCCGGACCGTCGAGGAGGGCGTGCTCGGCGACGTGCGCCTCATCGAGGCCGATCACGGTCAGCTGCTGTACCCGGACGGACCCGCGCGGCTGGCGGCACCCGAGCTGGCCGGCGGCGCGCTGCTCGACCTGGGCGTCTATCCGGTGCACCTCGCCGCGATGCTCATGCCCCTGATCGAGGACGTCCGCGCCGTGGGCACCCTGACCCCGCTCGGCGTCGACGAGCACGAGACCATCGCCCTGCGCGGCGCCGAGGGGACCGTCGCGGCGCTCACGGCCTGCATGTCGGCCTCCACCCCGACCACCGCCGGCATCGCCGGCACGCGGGCCCGCCTCGAGCTGGCCGGCCCGTTCTACCAGCCCACGGCCATCCGCCTGGCGGACCCGACGGGCCGGACGCTCGAGGTCTGGGAGCCCGAGGTCTCCGAAGGTCACCTCGGGCTACGGTACGAGGCGGTCGAGCTGGCCCGCTGCGTCGCGGACGGCCGCCGCGAGTCGTCCCTGCTGCCGTGGGACGAGACCCTCCGCGTCATGGGTCTCATGGACGAGGTGCGGGCCCAGCTGGGCGTGCACCTGCCGGGTGACTGA